A genome region from Anastrepha obliqua isolate idAnaObli1 chromosome 4, idAnaObli1_1.0, whole genome shotgun sequence includes the following:
- the LOC129245524 gene encoding UDP-glycosyltransferase UGT5-like gives MATLMAGHLLLLLGLCCTLVQASYPLKILGLFPHPGISHFQFFHPIMRALAEKGHDVTVISHFPDKSPPARYRDLPLKDRATLMNSLDLKFFESPPFYSHFAEFFLLHEWGKDACNHTLRSDALAQVLRQRQRFDVIIMEQFNSDCMVAVAHQLKAPFIALSSCAMMPWHYERMGVPIVTSSVPALFMGQSESMNFGARLANWFTFHAMRWLYDIYSTRAADAMVRYKFGHDLPSVAELAKETSLYFVNQHFSLSGVKSLPPSVIELGGIHIQKAKPLDPELQKFIDNAEHGVVFISWGSMIRAETLPAAKREAILRAVKRLKQRVIWKWENTTLDNKPDNLYISKWLPQRDILCHPNVKVFMSHSGLMGTSEAAYCGVPIVATPIYGDQFLNAAAIEHRGMGVILHFHAFTENSVLRSIREVLKKQYMDNAKAVSFSYKHRPQTALETAVWWVEYVGKTEGAPLTKADAVYLSRFVYHSLDVYLFIGFILFVSVLSWSFICGKLCARRPKSEKRKTD, from the exons ATGGCGACGCTAATGGCTGGCCACTTGTTGCTGCTGCTTGGGCTCTGTTGTACCCTGGTGCAAGCCAGCTACCCGCTTAAGATACTCGGTCTATTTCCTCATCCCGGCATTagccattttcaatttttccatcCAATTATGCGTGCATTGGCTGAGAAAGGTCACGATGTAACGGTGATAAGTCATTTTCCGGATAAAAGTCCACCGGCACGGTACAGAGATTTGCCGCTGAAAGATCGTGCAACTTTGATGAATAGTTTGGATTTGAag TTCTTCGAAAGCCCGCCTTTCTATAGTCATTTCGCGGAATTCTTTTTGCTTCATGAATGGGGGAAAGACGCCTGCAATCACACTTTGCGTTCCGATGCTTTGGCACAGGTGTTGCGACAACGGCAACGTTTCGATGTAATCATCATGGAGCAATTCAACAGCGACTGCATGGTGGCCGTGGCACATCAGCTGAAAGCGCCATTCATAGCGCTGAGTAG TTGCGCCATGATGCCTTGGCATTACGAGCGTATGGGTGTGCCCATTGTCACATCTTCCGTACCAGCACTTTTTATGGGACAATCAGAATCGATGAACTTCGGTGCTCGACTTGCCAATTGGTTCACCTTCCACGCTATGCGTTGGCTTTATGA CATTTACAGCACAAGAGCCGCCGATGCAATGGTTCGCTACAAATTTGGTCATGATCTTCCCTCCGTTGCAGAATTGGCTAAAGAAACTTCATTGTACTTTGTGAATCAGCACTTTTCACTGAGCGGCGTTAAGTCACTACCACCATCCGTTATCGAACTGGGCGGTATACATATACAGAAAGCCAAACCCTTGGATCCTGAACTGCAAAAGTTTATTGACAACGCCGAACACGGCGTGGTTTTCATCAGTTGGGGTTCCATGATACGCGCCGAGACTTTGCCAGCTGCCAAACGTGAGGCCATTTTGCGCGCTGTAAAACGTCTGAAACAGCGCGTCATTTGGAAATGGGAGAATACGACATTGGATAACAAACCAGACAATTTATACATTAGCAAATGGTTGCCACAACGCGATATACTCTGTCATCCCAATGTGAAGGTATTTATGTCGCATAGCGGATTGATGGGTACCTCAGAGGCAGCTTATTGTGGTGTGCCCATTGTAGCTACACCCATCTATGGTGATCAGTTTTTGAATGCGGCGGCGATAGAACACCGTGGTATGGGTGTAATATTGCACTTTCACGCTTTCACGGAGAATTCAGTGCTCAGATCGATTAGGGAGGTGCTAAAGAAACA atataTGGACAACGCCAAAGCGGTATCCTTTTCCTATAAGCATCGTCCCCAAACCGCGCTCGAAACTGCCGTCTGGTGGGTGGAATATGTTGGCAAAACTGAGGGTGCTCCACTTACTAAAGCCGATGCGGTATATTTATCACGCTTTGTATATCACTCGCTGGATGTTTATCTATTCATCGGCTTCATTTTGTTCGTTTCGGTACTAAGCTGGAGTTTTATTTGTGGCAAACTTTGCGCACGCCGCCCCAAATCAGAGAAACGAAAGACTGATTAA